A window from Leptospira meyeri encodes these proteins:
- a CDS encoding glycosyltransferase codes for MVKNHLSLVIPCYRESERLPKFLESLLKTFKGTKSVDFLVVDDGSPIAEFEILKEKINHLLSNPQIQLLRYKNNLGKGGAIQFGLNVAKGNYFGFVDADGATPAEEVFRSWNHINNHPEIDLLAGSRIIMMGRNVKKSFYRHLTNRIFSFYFTLVFRIQMYDPQCGCKIFKKTAYQQTIHKISDLRWLWDTQLLVLLIRNGFNIVEFPLDWQDIPGSKFSFLRDSIRVVYSVWKYRNIH; via the coding sequence ATGGTTAAAAATCATCTCTCTCTCGTCATCCCTTGTTACCGTGAATCGGAGCGACTTCCAAAATTCTTAGAGTCTCTTTTAAAAACGTTTAAAGGTACTAAGTCTGTTGATTTTTTGGTAGTAGATGATGGAAGTCCAATTGCAGAATTCGAAATTTTAAAAGAGAAAATCAATCATCTACTTTCCAATCCTCAAATCCAATTATTAAGGTATAAAAACAATTTAGGAAAAGGAGGAGCCATCCAGTTTGGACTAAATGTCGCGAAAGGAAACTATTTCGGTTTTGTTGATGCCGATGGTGCTACTCCAGCCGAGGAAGTTTTTCGTTCTTGGAATCACATAAACAATCATCCTGAGATTGACTTACTTGCTGGCTCAAGAATTATCATGATGGGAAGAAACGTAAAAAAATCTTTTTACCGTCACCTTACCAATAGAATTTTTTCATTCTACTTTACACTTGTGTTTCGAATCCAAATGTATGATCCGCAGTGTGGCTGCAAAATATTCAAAAAAACTGCATATCAACAAACCATTCACAAAATTTCCGACTTACGTTGGTTATGGGATACACAATTATTAGTTTTATTAATAAGAAATGGCTTCAATATCGTTGAATTCCCTCTCGACTGGCAAGATATCCCAGGATCAAAATTTAGTTTTTTAAGGGATTCCATTCGAGTCGTCTACTCGGTGTGGAAATACAGAAATATTCATTAA
- a CDS encoding LIC_13246 family protein yields MKETEVLWRELVTKKEEFLHILRILNHYYEMRGETKSKQYAFRRHLVESSPESVQIFFSKLGPFEYQVACRILPEEQVETWIHIDGIAEERERLKQIGNTEHPVFSLVCLGDLFALTLPSTIRI; encoded by the coding sequence ATGAAAGAAACCGAAGTTCTCTGGCGTGAGCTTGTGACCAAAAAAGAAGAATTCTTACATATCTTACGAATTCTGAATCATTATTATGAAATGCGAGGTGAAACCAAATCCAAACAGTATGCCTTTCGTCGGCATTTGGTCGAATCCTCTCCTGAATCTGTACAAATCTTTTTCTCAAAACTGGGGCCTTTTGAATACCAAGTGGCGTGCAGAATTTTGCCAGAAGAGCAGGTTGAGACCTGGATTCATATCGATGGAATTGCAGAAGAAAGAGAAAGGTTAAAACAAATTGGCAATACTGAACATCCCGTCTTTTCGCTCGTTTGTTTGGGTGATTTGTTTGCTTTGACTCTTCCTAGCACCATTCGCATTTAA
- a CDS encoding adenylate/guanylate cyclase domain-containing protein, translating into MIADFIEWYTNEMSEVKSSADLFDKGIGYLQRQGFQIVRVNMGTRTLHPQVESLSYTWVPKGKLEYFDDSTTPLLHSRSTIESENGFLREVRFRLGSLQTSQFVVSPVQYVMSTRKPYYFSFVDHKGETRPYPILDDLAPLGATGYLAVPILQKGASYAFLSLVTDKPNGWSVEECNFLHQVLKIISLQWMNFIQNELTESLLSIYLGKRTGSTVYSGKIYLGELDKIKSVIWFSDIRNYSGLSEKLSPSEIIQLLNDYFGLAIPLIEAHGGEVLKLLGDGILAVFPYSESNKTFVGKKVLLAVRKLGERLFSHNQTRALEEKLPIHHGVGLHSGEIFYGNIGSTERLDFTVIGEAVNLTSRIAGMCGELGKAVLASESLAEQIPVRWEELGEHKLKGISSPKKIFAISERMKKKI; encoded by the coding sequence ATGATCGCTGATTTTATAGAATGGTATACGAATGAAATGTCGGAAGTAAAATCTTCCGCAGATCTTTTTGATAAAGGGATCGGTTATTTACAAAGACAAGGTTTTCAGATTGTAAGAGTCAATATGGGAACGCGGACACTTCATCCACAGGTGGAATCCTTGTCCTACACTTGGGTTCCTAAAGGAAAATTAGAATATTTTGATGATTCTACAACTCCTTTGTTACATTCAAGATCTACCATAGAATCTGAAAATGGATTTCTTCGTGAAGTGCGCTTTCGATTGGGATCATTGCAGACTTCTCAATTTGTGGTTAGTCCTGTTCAATATGTAATGTCTACGAGGAAGCCGTATTATTTTAGTTTTGTAGATCATAAAGGAGAAACACGTCCTTATCCTATCCTCGATGATTTGGCTCCGTTAGGTGCAACTGGTTATTTAGCTGTTCCCATTTTACAAAAAGGGGCTAGTTATGCTTTTTTAAGTTTGGTGACGGACAAACCAAATGGTTGGTCAGTTGAAGAATGTAATTTTTTACATCAGGTTTTAAAAATCATTTCCTTACAATGGATGAATTTTATTCAGAATGAACTAACTGAATCTCTACTCAGTATCTATTTGGGCAAACGAACTGGTTCTACTGTGTATTCAGGAAAAATTTATTTGGGGGAACTTGACAAAATCAAGTCGGTGATTTGGTTTTCTGACATTCGTAATTATTCTGGTTTGAGTGAAAAATTGTCTCCTTCTGAAATTATACAGTTGTTAAATGACTATTTTGGCCTAGCTATCCCACTCATCGAAGCCCATGGTGGAGAAGTCCTCAAACTATTGGGTGATGGAATTTTAGCAGTATTCCCTTATTCCGAATCCAATAAAACATTTGTTGGTAAAAAAGTCCTTCTCGCCGTCAGAAAGTTAGGTGAAAGATTGTTTTCACATAACCAAACAAGAGCATTAGAAGAAAAACTCCCCATCCATCATGGTGTTGGTTTGCATTCAGGTGAAATTTTTTATGGAAACATTGGCTCAACAGAGAGACTCGACTTCACTGTGATTGGGGAAGCAGTCAACTTAACAAGCCGAATCGCAGGTATGTGTGGGGAATTAGGAAAAGCAGTATTGGCTTCGGAAAGTTTGGCAGAACAAATTCCTGTTCGATGGGAAGAACTTGGGGAACATAAATTAAAAGGGATTAGTTCTCCCAAAAAAATATTTGCCATTTCTGAACGAATGAAGAAAAAAATATAA
- a CDS encoding MBL fold metallo-hydrolase — translation MKITLFGVRGSLPTPISKPEQREKTLKILQMAKEEWQKDPASFSEEEFLNHLPIPLSQDLGGNTTCVFIEGDGGEKVILDMGTGLRVLGNQMAPQAFSGEDMDIHILVSHTHWDHIQGWPFFKPGYSPTCNIHFYSCIENLEERLIRQQHPENFPVTLQQMASKKHFHLWKEFESYMLGGLKIIPFGLRHPGSCTGYRIREGNKIFLFCTDVEYREEDREHLLKMKPQIAGADLIIIDAQYSTAEAEKKLGWGHTAVSKAVEFAEMMEIRSVVLTHHEPDHTDHEVARIILDEARLAKPGGMQIHIAHEGQKFIL, via the coding sequence ATGAAAATAACTCTTTTTGGTGTTCGCGGTTCGCTTCCCACACCGATTTCTAAACCGGAACAACGGGAGAAAACTCTAAAGATTCTTCAGATGGCCAAAGAAGAGTGGCAAAAGGATCCTGCTTCTTTTTCGGAAGAGGAATTTTTGAATCATTTGCCGATCCCTCTTTCCCAAGATTTGGGAGGGAACACGACTTGCGTTTTCATAGAAGGGGATGGTGGTGAGAAAGTCATTTTGGATATGGGGACGGGGCTTCGAGTTCTTGGCAACCAAATGGCACCACAGGCTTTTAGTGGGGAAGATATGGACATTCATATCTTGGTATCTCATACACATTGGGACCATATCCAAGGTTGGCCTTTTTTTAAACCTGGTTATTCACCTACTTGTAATATTCACTTTTACTCATGCATAGAAAATTTAGAAGAAAGACTCATTCGACAACAACATCCTGAAAATTTTCCGGTGACCTTACAGCAGATGGCATCTAAAAAACATTTTCACCTTTGGAAAGAGTTCGAGTCATATATGTTAGGTGGCCTGAAAATCATTCCTTTTGGACTTCGTCACCCAGGATCTTGTACAGGATACAGAATTCGTGAAGGAAATAAAATTTTCTTATTTTGTACTGATGTGGAATATCGCGAAGAAGATCGCGAGCATTTACTCAAAATGAAACCACAGATTGCTGGTGCCGATCTCATTATCATTGATGCTCAGTATAGTACAGCAGAGGCAGAAAAAAAATTGGGTTGGGGCCACACTGCAGTAAGCAAAGCCGTAGAGTTTGCTGAAATGATGGAAATTCGTTCTGTTGTCCTAACACACCATGAACCGGATCATACAGATCATGAAGTAGCAAGGATCATTTTAGATGAAGCCAGGTTAGCAAAACCTGGTGGTATGCAAATACATATTGCCCATGAAGGTCAAAAATTTATCCTTTAG
- a CDS encoding NADP-dependent isocitrate dehydrogenase produces the protein MGKIKVKTPLVELDGDEMTRIIWKEIKDRFIHPYLDITLEYYDLGVEYRDKTDDQVTVDSANAIKKHGVGVKCATITPNADRVKEYNLKQEWKSPNGTIRAILDGTVFRKPIIIKNIPAAVNSWKKPIAIGRHAYGDIYRDVEILVDGPGKVELVYTDASGKEKQRLLVNDFKGAGVALAMHNLDESIKSFAKACFTYALSEKISIWFATKDTISKKYHARFRDIFDNMAKEQEAAMKAAGITYSYYLIDDAVAQIMKNEGGQLWAMMNYDGDVMSDMVASGFGSLGLMTSVLVSPDGKYEYEAAHGTVTRHYRKYQKRETTSTNSVASIFAWTGALAKRGELDGTPELVNFALKLEEAIIETIEGGEMTKDLLSLSTAATKKELDTFQFMEAVQKRLDSKLK, from the coding sequence ATGGGAAAAATTAAAGTAAAAACACCGCTTGTTGAGTTAGACGGCGATGAAATGACAAGAATTATCTGGAAAGAAATTAAAGATCGTTTCATTCACCCTTATTTAGACATCACTCTAGAATATTATGACTTAGGTGTAGAATACCGTGACAAAACAGATGACCAAGTCACTGTAGATTCTGCTAACGCGATCAAAAAACATGGTGTAGGTGTTAAATGTGCAACCATCACTCCAAACGCTGACCGAGTCAAAGAATATAACTTAAAACAAGAGTGGAAATCACCTAACGGAACCATTCGAGCCATCCTTGATGGAACTGTTTTCCGTAAACCAATTATTATCAAAAATATCCCAGCAGCGGTAAACTCTTGGAAAAAACCAATCGCAATTGGAAGACATGCTTACGGTGATATTTACCGTGATGTGGAAATCCTTGTTGATGGCCCAGGAAAAGTGGAACTCGTTTACACAGATGCTTCTGGAAAAGAAAAACAAAGACTACTTGTAAACGACTTTAAAGGTGCAGGTGTTGCTCTTGCAATGCATAACTTAGATGAGTCCATCAAATCGTTTGCAAAGGCATGTTTTACTTACGCATTGTCTGAAAAAATCAGCATCTGGTTTGCAACGAAAGATACCATCTCTAAAAAATACCATGCTCGATTCCGTGATATCTTTGATAATATGGCAAAAGAACAAGAAGCAGCTATGAAAGCTGCAGGTATTACTTATAGTTACTACCTCATTGATGATGCAGTTGCGCAAATCATGAAAAACGAAGGTGGACAACTTTGGGCCATGATGAACTACGACGGCGACGTTATGAGTGATATGGTTGCTTCTGGGTTTGGTTCCCTTGGTCTTATGACTTCTGTTCTTGTGTCTCCAGACGGAAAATATGAATACGAAGCAGCGCATGGAACTGTGACTCGCCACTACCGTAAATACCAAAAAAGAGAAACCACTTCTACAAACTCAGTGGCTTCTATTTTTGCTTGGACAGGTGCTCTTGCGAAACGTGGGGAACTGGATGGAACACCAGAACTCGTAAACTTTGCACTCAAATTGGAAGAAGCAATCATCGAAACCATCGAAGGTGGTGAGATGACAAAAGACTTACTTTCTCTTTCTACAGCAGCTACCAAAAAAGAATTGGATACTTTCCAATTTATGGAAGCTGTACAAAAACGATTGGATTCTAAACTTAAATAA
- the trmB gene encoding tRNA (guanine(46)-N(7))-methyltransferase TrmB: MLVSPEIQEKLWKFTTKTSYQSDYLLQPKERGKKIDLKKSFPEEIQNFVLELGSGWGEVAIELAKNDRQTGYLLMEKKVNRIIHTEKQRQTLGLTNIRYMTVNFQWFFDELLEKEIFDEIIINFPDPWPKKKHRKNRLMQEHMLEQIYDLLKPGGRLLFATDYGPYARRTISLFRKFPKFVWDKKEYEFERPGFPVSFFETEKRNEGKRIYYINRTKIK; encoded by the coding sequence TTGTTAGTTAGCCCAGAAATCCAAGAAAAACTTTGGAAGTTTACTACCAAAACTTCCTATCAATCAGACTACCTCCTGCAACCTAAAGAGCGGGGAAAAAAAATCGACCTAAAAAAATCTTTCCCGGAAGAGATCCAAAACTTTGTTTTGGAACTTGGATCGGGATGGGGTGAAGTTGCCATTGAATTGGCAAAGAATGACCGCCAAACAGGCTATCTGTTGATGGAAAAGAAGGTAAACCGAATCATCCACACCGAAAAACAACGGCAAACGCTGGGTCTTACGAATATCCGCTATATGACCGTCAACTTCCAGTGGTTTTTCGATGAATTGTTAGAGAAAGAAATTTTTGACGAGATCATCATCAACTTTCCCGATCCTTGGCCAAAGAAAAAACACCGTAAAAACAGACTTATGCAAGAGCACATGCTCGAACAAATTTATGATCTGTTAAAACCAGGTGGGAGATTGTTGTTTGCCACCGATTATGGCCCTTATGCGAGAAGAACCATATCTTTATTTAGAAAGTTTCCTAAATTTGTTTGGGACAAAAAAGAATACGAGTTTGAAAGACCAGGTTTCCCTGTTTCCTTTTTCGAGACAGAAAAAAGAAACGAAGGAAAACGAATCTACTATATAAATCGAACCAAAATTAAATGA